A genomic window from Micromonospora sp. WMMA1947 includes:
- the efeB gene encoding iron uptake transporter deferrochelatase/peroxidase subunit, with product MTGPADGDATSEPNRERTGRGLSRRRAMTLAGVGVAGVAGVAGGAGALLAGGNEASATGSAAGSVPFLGEHQAGITTPAQDRLHFVAFDVVTKDRDRLVAMLQEWTAAAARMTAGKDAGVIGAVGGMPEAPPDDTGEALGLPPSQLTLTVGFGPTLFRDAQGRDRFGIAARRPAALADLPHFAGDALRPELSGGDICVQACANDPQVAVHAIRNLARIGMGVVSVRWSQLGFGRTSSTSRDQATPRNLFGFKDGTANLKAEDAALLRDQLWVQPGDGPDWMTGGSYLVTRKIRMLIETWDRSPLAEQEMIVGRTKGSGAPLGRRDEFDEPDFAAKGDDGEPLIADTAHVRLAHPDANDGARLLRRGYNFVDGSDGLGRLDAGLFFIAYQRDPRRQFVPIQTRLARNDAMNEYLRHVSSGLFACPPGVRDAADWWGRALFA from the coding sequence ATGACCGGCCCCGCCGACGGCGACGCGACGAGCGAGCCGAACCGCGAGCGGACCGGCCGTGGCCTGTCCCGGCGCCGGGCGATGACACTCGCAGGCGTCGGCGTGGCGGGCGTCGCCGGGGTGGCGGGCGGCGCGGGCGCGCTGCTCGCCGGCGGGAACGAGGCGTCCGCCACCGGATCCGCCGCCGGGTCGGTGCCGTTCCTCGGCGAGCACCAGGCCGGCATCACCACCCCGGCGCAGGACCGGCTGCACTTCGTCGCGTTCGACGTGGTCACGAAGGACCGGGACCGGCTGGTCGCGATGCTCCAGGAGTGGACCGCCGCCGCGGCCCGGATGACCGCCGGCAAGGACGCCGGGGTGATCGGCGCGGTCGGCGGCATGCCCGAGGCCCCGCCGGACGACACCGGTGAGGCACTCGGACTGCCCCCGTCGCAGCTCACCCTCACCGTGGGCTTCGGGCCGACGCTCTTCCGCGACGCGCAGGGCCGGGACCGCTTCGGCATCGCCGCCCGGCGTCCGGCCGCCCTGGCCGACCTGCCGCACTTCGCCGGGGACGCGCTGCGGCCGGAACTGTCCGGCGGCGACATCTGCGTCCAGGCGTGCGCCAACGACCCGCAGGTCGCGGTGCACGCCATCCGCAACCTCGCCCGGATCGGCATGGGCGTGGTGAGCGTCCGCTGGTCGCAGCTCGGCTTCGGGCGTACCTCGTCGACGTCGCGGGACCAGGCCACACCCCGCAACCTGTTCGGCTTCAAGGACGGCACCGCCAACCTCAAGGCCGAGGACGCCGCCCTGCTCCGCGACCAGCTCTGGGTGCAGCCCGGTGACGGTCCGGACTGGATGACCGGCGGCTCCTACCTGGTCACCCGGAAGATCCGGATGCTGATCGAGACGTGGGACCGCAGCCCGCTGGCCGAACAGGAGATGATCGTCGGCCGGACCAAGGGCAGCGGCGCGCCGCTGGGCCGCCGCGACGAGTTCGACGAGCCGGACTTCGCCGCCAAGGGCGACGACGGGGAGCCGCTCATCGCCGACACCGCGCACGTACGGCTGGCCCACCCGGACGCGAACGACGGCGCCCGCCTGCTGCGTCGCGGCTACAACTTTGTGGACGGCTCGGACGGGCTGGGCCGGCTCGACGCCGGTCTGTTCTTCATCGCCTACCAGCGGGATCCGCGCCGGCAGTTCGTGCCGATCCAGACCCGGCTGGCCCGCAACGACGCCATGAACGAGTACCTGCGGCACGTCTCCAGCGGCCTGTTCGCCTGCCCGCCCGGCGTACGCGACGCGGCCGACTGGTGGGGGCGGGCGCTGTTCGCCTGA
- the efeO gene encoding iron uptake system protein EfeO has translation MRTTRLVAPAAAGLLAVAGLAGCGGGDDADATNGGPIAVKATDTVCEVGDTEIDAGQVTFKVTNTGSKVNEFYVYAAGDRVMGEVENIAPGLSRELRVELTAGTYETACKPGMSGRGIRGALKVSGTAATVAPDAALTQAAESYQRYVRSQTAALLTKTEEFVSAVKANDVAKAKALYPVARTYWERIEPVAESFGDLDPKIDGREEVVEEGMEFTGFHRIEKDLWTTGDVSSDGPIADRLLVDVKAIVAKADAEKLTPLQLANGAKALLDEVASGKITGEEERYSHTDLWDFNANLEGSKAAIAALRPALEQRAPDLVKQLDSEFANVEATLGKHRAGDGWKLHTQLGKDELKELSDTVNALAEPVSKVAAAVAR, from the coding sequence ATGCGTACCACTCGACTCGTCGCGCCCGCCGCTGCCGGGCTGCTCGCCGTCGCCGGACTGGCCGGCTGCGGAGGCGGTGACGACGCCGACGCCACGAACGGCGGTCCGATCGCCGTCAAGGCCACCGACACCGTCTGCGAGGTCGGCGACACCGAGATCGACGCCGGCCAGGTGACCTTCAAGGTGACGAACACCGGTTCCAAGGTCAACGAGTTCTACGTCTACGCCGCGGGTGACCGGGTGATGGGCGAGGTGGAGAACATCGCCCCCGGGCTCAGCCGGGAGCTGCGCGTCGAGCTGACCGCCGGCACGTACGAGACGGCCTGCAAGCCGGGGATGAGCGGCCGGGGCATCCGGGGCGCGCTGAAGGTCTCCGGCACCGCCGCGACTGTCGCCCCTGACGCGGCGCTGACCCAGGCCGCCGAGAGCTACCAGCGGTACGTGCGCAGCCAGACCGCCGCGCTGCTGACGAAGACCGAGGAGTTCGTGTCGGCGGTCAAGGCGAACGACGTGGCGAAGGCCAAGGCGCTGTACCCGGTGGCCCGCACCTACTGGGAGCGGATCGAGCCGGTGGCGGAGAGCTTCGGCGACCTCGACCCGAAGATCGACGGCCGTGAGGAGGTGGTCGAGGAGGGCATGGAGTTCACCGGCTTCCACCGGATCGAGAAGGACCTCTGGACCACCGGCGACGTCAGTTCCGACGGCCCGATCGCGGACCGGCTCCTTGTCGACGTCAAGGCGATCGTCGCCAAGGCGGACGCCGAGAAGCTCACCCCGCTCCAGCTCGCCAACGGCGCCAAGGCGCTGCTCGACGAGGTCGCCAGCGGCAAGATCACCGGCGAGGAGGAGCGCTACTCGCACACCGACCTGTGGGACTTCAACGCCAACCTGGAGGGCTCCAAGGCGGCCATCGCCGCGCTGCGGCCGGCGCTGGAGCAGCGCGCGCCCGACCTGGTCAAGCAGCTCGACAGCGAGTTCGCGAACGTGGAGGCCACGCTCGGCAAGCACCGCGCCGGCGACGGCTGGAAGCTGCACACCCAGCTCGGCAAGGACGAGCTGAAGGAGCTGTCGGACACGGTGAACGCGCTGGCCGAGCCGGTCAGCAAGGTCGCGGCGGCCGTCGCGCGATGA